A stretch of the Calypte anna isolate BGI_N300 chromosome 5, bCalAnn1_v1.p, whole genome shotgun sequence genome encodes the following:
- the LOC103539584 gene encoding spectrin beta chain, non-erythrocytic 1-like has translation MAFFKDAKSRALGLPCHGEEPLGLRDALCEVAAGYKKKKHVFKLRLSNGSEWLFHGKDEEELQAWLGGLSAAIAECRGGDSKAQSLPLPLGPPAAPLPRKDKEKRFSFFPKKK, from the exons ATGGCTTTCTTCAAGGATGCCAAGAGCCGAGCCCTGGGGCTGCCGTGCCACGGGGAGGAGCCCCTGGGGCTGCGGGATGCGCTCTGCGAGGTGGCCGCGGGCTACAAGAAGAAGAAACACGTCTTCAAACTCAG GCTCAGCAATGGCAGCGAGTGGCTCTTCCATGGCAAGGACGAG gaggagctgcaggccTGGCTGGGGGGGCTCAGCGCCGCCATCGCCGAGTGCCGGGGGGGGGACAGCAAAGCCCAGagcctccccctgcccctgggcccccccgcagcccccctgCCCCGCAAGGACAAGGAGAAACGCTTCAGCTTCTtcccaaaaaagaaataa
- the LOC115598378 gene encoding uncharacterized protein LOC115598378: MWQWLLRCHRHLDVITPRGIVTPRDIVAAWDLGILQDLSPCGALSPSGASSPYGALSPLGVLSSCKKTLSPQGTSSPHGALSPSQTSSPCGASPPQWHCHPPGHHCHPITLSPFRTSSPPGHCHPGDIVTPHASHPLLTANLCCFCLLGDSHLLASWGHRLLLASWGLLGDRGIFWLLGDIAKVTCLGTGPFCLLGNTGICWLLGDRVHLCVWLHDHCHLLGDSVPSACLGTWTSGFLMTSSFLSAWGQGPPLPAWGQGHLPASWGHRHLLASWGQSPLICLVTRPLSPAWGQGPLCMLGDTGIFWLLGDKVLSLLARPLSPALGQDPPSISLGTRPLSPARAQTISRLLGDNVTSRLPASHPRGCHQRMGGAQEVASVVTGGV, translated from the exons ATGTGGCAGTGGCTCTTGAGGTGTCATCGTCACTTGGACGTCATCACCCCAAGGGGCATTGTCACCCCAAGGGACATTGTGGCTGCATGGGACTTGGGAATCTTGCAAGATTTGTCACCCTGTGGAGCTCTGTCACCCAGTGGGGCATCATCACCCTATGGAGCATTGTCACCCCTTGGGGTATTGTCATCCTGCAAGAAGACATTGTCACCCCAAGGGACATCATCACCCCATGGGGCACTGTCACCCTCCCAGACATCATCACCCTGTGGAGCATCACCACCCCAGTGGCATTGTCACCCTCCAGGACATCATTGTCACCCTATAACCCTGTCACCCTTCAGGACATCATCACCCCCAGGGCATTGCCACCCTGGAGACATTGTCACCCCACATGCCAGCCACCCTCTGCTCACTGCCaacctctgctgcttctgcctgctTGGGGACAGTCATCTGCTGGCTTCTTGGGGACACAGGCTTCTTCTGGCTTCTTGGGGTCTGCTTGGGGACAGAGGCATCTTCTGGCTACTTGGGGACATAGCCAAAGTCACCTGCTTGGGGACAGGACCCTTCTGTCTGCTTGGGAACACGGGCATCTGCTGGCTTCTTGGGGACAGGGTCCATCTGTGTGTTTGGTTACATGACCACTGTCACCTGCTTGGGGATAGTGTCCCCTCTGCCTGCTTGGGGACATGGACATCTGGCTTCTTGATGACAAgttcttttctgtctgcttgGGGACAAGgtcctcctctgcctgcctggggacagggcCATCTGCCAGCTTCTTGGGGACACAGGCATCTGCTGGCTTCTTGGGGACAGAGTCCACTTATCTGCTTGGTTACAAGACCACTGTCACCTGCTTGGGGACAG GGTCCTCTCTGCATGCTTGGGGACACGGGCATCTTCTGGCTCCTTGGGGACAAGGTCCTTTCTCTGCTTGCTCGGCCACTGTCACCTGCTTTGGGACAAGACCCCCCCTCTATCTCCTTGGGGACACGGCCACTGTCACCTGCTCGGGCACAGACCATTTCCCGCCTGCTTGGGGACAATGTCACCTCCCGGCTGCCAGCATCCCACCCGCGGGGGTGTCACCAGAGGATGGGAGGAGCTCAGGAGGTGGCTTCGGTGGTGACAGGGGGGGTGTAA